A section of the Longimicrobium sp. genome encodes:
- a CDS encoding sigma-70 family RNA polymerase sigma factor → MKNAFDLSTAAAQFNAEQQAATRGVRLSAMEPGAPAPLGELTDEQLFQRYTQGDGDGFRLLVERYEPRIQGFLRKRLNDEERVQDLTQDTFLRIHRARESYDPGRKFSTWIHTIANNLLKNEFRNRSRRRETTFSELRPETSSNGAPSRPVEFAATGHNPEREAYRRELREAIDAAIERMDEHHRIPFVMREVEDRTYEEIAEEIGIPVGTVKSRLNRARNSFRMLLPVPV, encoded by the coding sequence ATGAAGAACGCCTTCGATCTCAGCACTGCCGCCGCGCAGTTCAACGCGGAGCAGCAGGCCGCCACGCGCGGCGTGCGGCTGTCCGCGATGGAGCCGGGCGCTCCCGCGCCGCTGGGCGAGCTGACTGACGAGCAGCTGTTCCAGCGCTACACGCAGGGCGACGGCGACGGCTTCCGCCTGCTGGTGGAGCGCTACGAGCCGCGCATCCAGGGCTTCCTGCGCAAGCGCCTCAACGACGAGGAGCGGGTGCAGGACCTGACGCAGGACACCTTCCTGCGCATCCACCGCGCGCGGGAGAGCTACGACCCCGGCCGGAAGTTCTCGACGTGGATCCACACGATCGCGAACAACCTGCTGAAGAACGAGTTCCGCAACCGCTCGCGCCGGCGCGAGACCACCTTCTCGGAGCTGCGCCCCGAGACGTCGTCCAACGGCGCGCCGAGCCGGCCGGTGGAGTTCGCGGCCACCGGGCACAACCCCGAGCGCGAGGCCTACCGCCGCGAGCTGCGCGAGGCGATCGATGCGGCCATCGAGCGGATGGACGAGCACCACCGCATCCCGTTCGTGATGCGCGAGGTGGAGGACCGCACCTACGAGGAGATCGCCGAGGAGATCGGCATCCCGGTGGGCACGGTGAAGAGCCGGCTGAACCGCGCCCGCAACTCCTTCCGCATGCTCCTTCCCGTGCCGGTCTGA
- a CDS encoding glycosyltransferase family 1 protein, with translation MKIAYFTESLLPLVDGVSRTLAQLFAFLEKQEGVDFRVFAPFMPPPEVSWRDRVSRVPYIRFPPYPDYRVTIPIGHKVSGRLDAYGPDLIHVVSPTPIAVRAKKYGHRKGIPVVSSFHTHFVSYFRFYGIGGLEWFGWKLLRSFYGGCKTVYAPSSGIIRELAAHGITHTELWSRGIDIGRFSPGFRDPELRAQVGADEETPILLLVSRLVKEKDLADLVRMHRVLQEKGARYRLVLVGDGPMRGELEKELPGACFAGHQTGEALARWYASGDVFVFPSTTETFGNVILEAHASGVPAVVVDRGGPPDLVEPGQTGFVARPNDPADLARHVEWLLAHPEERARMGRCARERARERDWSEVNGRLLASYRRIVEASRGGEK, from the coding sequence ATGAAGATCGCCTACTTCACGGAGAGTCTGCTGCCGCTGGTGGACGGCGTCTCGCGGACCCTCGCGCAGCTCTTCGCCTTCCTGGAAAAGCAGGAGGGGGTCGACTTCCGCGTCTTCGCCCCCTTCATGCCCCCGCCCGAGGTCTCCTGGCGCGACCGGGTCAGCCGGGTGCCGTACATCCGCTTCCCCCCCTACCCCGACTACCGGGTCACCATCCCCATCGGCCACAAGGTCAGCGGCCGGCTCGACGCCTACGGGCCCGACCTGATCCACGTGGTGAGCCCCACCCCCATCGCCGTGCGGGCCAAGAAGTACGGCCACCGCAAGGGGATCCCCGTGGTCTCCAGCTTCCACACCCACTTCGTCAGCTACTTCCGCTTCTACGGCATCGGCGGGCTGGAGTGGTTCGGCTGGAAGCTGCTCCGGAGCTTCTACGGCGGCTGCAAGACCGTCTACGCGCCTTCCAGCGGCATCATCCGCGAGCTGGCCGCGCACGGCATCACCCACACCGAGCTGTGGTCGCGGGGGATCGACATCGGCCGCTTCTCGCCCGGCTTCCGCGACCCGGAGCTGCGCGCACAGGTGGGAGCCGACGAGGAGACCCCGATCCTGCTGCTGGTGAGCCGCCTGGTGAAGGAGAAGGACCTGGCCGACCTGGTGCGGATGCACCGCGTCCTCCAGGAGAAGGGCGCCCGCTACCGGCTGGTGCTGGTGGGCGACGGGCCGATGCGGGGCGAGCTGGAGAAGGAGCTCCCGGGCGCCTGCTTCGCCGGGCACCAGACGGGCGAGGCGCTGGCGCGCTGGTACGCCTCGGGCGACGTGTTCGTCTTCCCCTCCACCACCGAGACCTTCGGCAACGTGATCCTGGAGGCGCACGCCTCGGGGGTGCCCGCCGTGGTGGTGGACCGCGGCGGCCCGCCCGACCTGGTGGAGCCGGGGCAGACCGGCTTCGTGGCCCGCCCCAACGACCCGGCCGACCTGGCCCGCCACGTGGAATGGCTCCTCGCGCACCCCGAGGAGCGCGCGCGGATGGGCCGCTGCGCCCGCGAGCGCGCCAGGGAGCGCGACTGGAGCGAGGTCAACGGCCGGCTGCTGGCCAGCTACCGCCGCATCGTGGAGGCTTCGCGCGGTGGCGAAAAATGA